In Planctomycetia bacterium, the following proteins share a genomic window:
- the ccsA gene encoding cytochrome c biogenesis protein CcsA, with amino-acid sequence MATDVATPREYTEIPARTTSPTHGDTSALEFVRMLLAPLASLRVTIVLFLLAIFLVFAGTLAQVNLDILDVLHKYFRAWSVWIPCQVFFPRSFFPTLQEVPGMFLFPGGATIGVAMIINLLAAHAVRFKVQAKGTRLLAGLAVLGLGVVSLFVAIASGFSSDGILEASLIPWPILWRVFVSSLVLVSVTMGYAWFQFDASRRWERILLGVATLVLGALTAWLVWRGDTARLNDSGMRILWQLLKGQAVATVLFAGCYLLFKKRAGIVLLHSGVGLMMISEVVVSFWAVEGQVTMREGETLHYVSDIRTVELAVVDRTNPDRDTVVSIPKSFLTEKNRRIEDPRLPFDIQIVEFMENTNLDQPTEKDTNLATAGLGKDLVARAARPLSGTDTGKGINYPSAYVRLFDKKSKQELGTHLVSLFFSVNKASEKSAVADKSYDLELRHLRTYKPYSLKLLDVRKDDYVGTSTPKNYSSDVHLVDGSRGVDRPKVHIKMNEPLRFADETFYQSSYYLDPRDGAEYTTLSVVSNFGWMIPYISCMIVFTGMFAQFMSTLGRFLDRMDRGTAGPAFLESMHQAVQRTGEVARVRRGRLNAEQAESWIGKRERWFATGAVLLAAMFVSYYAMKPLKPHAGMDLDAFGKLPVAHQGRVKPLDTVARNTLRILSGKLEFSDVNGKKQPAIRWLADLLARPDEAMAYKVFRIDHLDLLATLGLERRKQHYYAITEFQDKLPVLEEQAEEARKTPPEKLSAYQRKVLELEKKLGEVITLRQAFSATVIRPDHAQEDVMSAMQRAEFLERGTPPLAIPPTDDATGKWTAYSTATFDLWRREIMRAHGGDEAAKAPLANVKIHPAVEQWSQIFTAYAQADPKAFNRDVAAYRNELGAAPPQEYGATRIGAESAFNRAEPFFYTAIVYFVCFLFSLIGMFAALPRLRSLHVFQTTATWLFAFSLLVHTVAIIARVYISQYAPVTNLYSSAVFIGWACVALALVLESIFRIGLANMVGAAAGFLTLLVAHYLSLDGDTIGVMQAVLDTQFWLSTHVVTVSLGYATTLLAGLLGIAYIIYGVCTPGLDRGLSKTLAGMIYSVICFAMFFSFIGTVLGGLWADDSWGRFWGWDPKENGALMIVLWNALVLHARWGRMVGDRGLAILAILGNICTCWSWFGVNELGVGLHSYGFTEGVLKWLGIAAVSHLLIAGIGLMPQHLWLSGRALLNEEPAPNATA; translated from the coding sequence ATGGCCACCGACGTTGCCACGCCTCGCGAATACACGGAAATCCCCGCGCGCACGACATCGCCCACGCACGGCGATACATCCGCCCTGGAATTCGTGCGGATGCTGCTTGCGCCGCTTGCGTCGCTGCGGGTCACGATCGTGTTGTTTCTGTTGGCGATCTTTCTCGTTTTCGCCGGCACGTTGGCTCAGGTCAATCTCGATATCCTCGACGTATTGCATAAGTACTTCCGCGCCTGGTCCGTTTGGATTCCTTGCCAGGTCTTTTTTCCGCGCTCGTTCTTTCCGACGTTGCAGGAAGTTCCCGGGATGTTCCTGTTTCCAGGCGGCGCGACGATTGGCGTGGCGATGATCATCAATCTACTCGCCGCCCACGCGGTGCGCTTCAAAGTTCAGGCGAAGGGAACGCGGTTGCTCGCCGGACTGGCGGTGCTTGGCCTCGGAGTCGTGTCGTTGTTTGTCGCCATTGCCAGTGGCTTCAGCAGCGATGGCATCTTGGAAGCGTCGCTCATCCCGTGGCCGATTCTCTGGCGCGTCTTCGTCAGCTCGCTCGTGCTGGTCTCGGTCACCATGGGCTACGCCTGGTTTCAGTTCGACGCCTCGCGCCGGTGGGAACGCATCCTCCTCGGCGTCGCGACGCTCGTACTCGGCGCGCTGACCGCTTGGCTCGTCTGGCGCGGCGATACCGCGCGGCTCAACGATTCCGGCATGCGGATCCTCTGGCAATTACTGAAAGGGCAAGCCGTCGCCACGGTGCTGTTCGCCGGCTGTTACTTGCTGTTCAAGAAGCGCGCCGGCATCGTGCTGCTGCATAGCGGCGTCGGCTTGATGATGATCTCCGAAGTCGTCGTCAGTTTCTGGGCAGTGGAAGGACAGGTCACCATGCGCGAGGGGGAAACCCTGCACTATGTGAGCGACATTCGCACCGTGGAGCTGGCCGTCGTCGATCGCACGAACCCTGACCGCGATACCGTGGTCTCGATTCCCAAATCGTTCCTCACCGAAAAGAACCGACGGATCGAAGACCCGCGGCTGCCGTTTGATATCCAGATCGTGGAGTTCATGGAGAACACCAATTTGGACCAGCCGACGGAAAAAGACACAAACCTCGCGACCGCCGGGCTTGGCAAGGACCTGGTCGCCCGCGCCGCGCGTCCGCTCTCTGGCACCGACACCGGCAAGGGCATCAACTACCCTTCGGCCTATGTGCGGTTGTTCGACAAGAAGTCCAAACAAGAACTCGGCACGCACCTGGTCAGCTTGTTCTTCAGCGTCAACAAGGCCTCGGAGAAGTCCGCGGTCGCTGATAAGTCTTACGACCTGGAACTGCGCCACCTGCGTACGTACAAGCCGTATTCGCTGAAATTGCTCGACGTCCGCAAAGACGACTACGTCGGCACCAGCACGCCGAAGAACTACTCCTCCGACGTGCATCTGGTCGACGGCTCGCGCGGCGTCGATCGGCCCAAGGTGCATATCAAGATGAACGAACCGCTCCGCTTCGCGGACGAGACGTTCTACCAAAGTAGCTACTACCTTGATCCGCGTGACGGCGCCGAGTACACCACGCTCAGCGTGGTCTCCAACTTCGGCTGGATGATCCCCTACATCAGTTGCATGATCGTTTTCACGGGCATGTTCGCGCAGTTCATGTCGACACTCGGACGTTTTCTCGATCGCATGGATCGCGGCACGGCCGGTCCGGCTTTCCTCGAGTCGATGCACCAAGCCGTGCAGCGCACTGGAGAAGTAGCGAGGGTCCGGCGCGGGCGTCTGAATGCGGAGCAAGCCGAATCGTGGATCGGCAAACGTGAGCGTTGGTTTGCCACCGGCGCGGTGTTGTTGGCGGCGATGTTCGTCAGCTATTACGCGATGAAGCCGCTCAAGCCGCACGCCGGGATGGATCTGGACGCCTTCGGCAAGTTGCCGGTTGCGCACCAGGGGCGCGTCAAGCCGCTCGATACCGTGGCGCGCAACACGCTCCGCATTCTTTCCGGCAAACTGGAATTCAGCGACGTAAACGGCAAGAAGCAGCCGGCCATTCGTTGGTTGGCCGATCTCTTGGCCCGTCCCGACGAGGCGATGGCGTACAAGGTCTTCCGCATCGACCACCTGGACTTGCTCGCCACGCTCGGACTGGAACGCCGCAAACAGCACTATTACGCGATTACAGAGTTCCAGGACAAGCTCCCGGTGCTCGAGGAGCAAGCCGAGGAAGCCCGCAAGACGCCGCCGGAAAAGTTGAGCGCTTACCAGCGCAAGGTGCTGGAACTGGAAAAGAAGCTCGGCGAAGTCATCACGTTACGGCAGGCGTTCTCGGCCACGGTCATTCGTCCGGACCATGCACAAGAGGACGTGATGTCGGCCATGCAGCGCGCGGAGTTCCTGGAGCGCGGCACGCCGCCGCTGGCGATCCCGCCGACGGACGACGCGACGGGCAAGTGGACCGCCTATTCAACCGCCACGTTCGACCTGTGGCGGCGCGAGATCATGCGCGCGCACGGAGGCGACGAAGCCGCGAAAGCCCCGCTGGCGAACGTCAAGATTCACCCCGCGGTGGAACAATGGAGCCAGATCTTCACCGCCTACGCGCAGGCCGACCCCAAGGCCTTCAACCGCGACGTGGCCGCGTACCGGAACGAATTGGGCGCCGCACCGCCGCAAGAGTACGGCGCCACGCGGATTGGGGCCGAATCGGCGTTCAATCGCGCGGAGCCTTTCTTCTATACGGCGATCGTCTATTTTGTCTGCTTCCTGTTCTCCCTGATCGGCATGTTCGCCGCCTTGCCGCGCCTGCGTTCGTTGCACGTGTTTCAGACGACGGCGACCTGGCTGTTTGCTTTCTCGCTGCTCGTCCACACCGTGGCGATCATCGCCCGCGTCTACATTTCGCAATACGCTCCGGTGACGAACCTCTATAGCTCGGCCGTCTTCATCGGCTGGGCGTGCGTCGCACTGGCCTTGGTGCTCGAATCGATCTTCCGGATCGGACTGGCAAATATGGTTGGCGCCGCGGCCGGCTTCCTCACGTTGCTCGTCGCCCATTACCTATCGCTCGACGGCGATACGATCGGCGTGATGCAAGCGGTGCTCGATACGCAGTTCTGGCTGTCCACGCATGTCGTCACCGTCTCACTCGGTTACGCCACGACGTTGCTGGCCGGCCTCTTGGGCATTGCCTACATCATCTACGGAGTGTGTACGCCCGGGCTCGATCGTGGGCTCAGCAAGACTCTGGCTGGCATGATCTACAGCGTGATCTGCTTCGCCATGTTCTTCAGCTTTATCGGCACCGTGCTGGGCGGACTGTGGGCCGATGATTCCTGGGGCCGCTTCTGGGGTTGGGACCCGAAGGAAAACGGCGCGCTGATGATCGTCCTCTGGAACGCGCTGGTGCTGCATGCCCGTTGGGGTCGAATGGTCGGCGATCGCGGGCTGGCGATCTTGGCCATCCTCGGCAACATCTGCACCTGCTGGTCCTGGTTCGGCGTGAACGAACTGGGCGTGGGCCTCCATTCGTACGGCTTCACTGAAGGCGTACTGAAATGGCTCGGCATCGCCGCGGTCAGCCACCTGCTCATCGCCGGCATCGGGCTGATGCCGCAACATCTCTGGTTGAGCGGCCGCGCGCTCTTGAACGAGGAGCCTGCTCCGAACGCCACGGCGTAG
- a CDS encoding ABC transporter ATP-binding protein — MHDIVLECRGVSKRFGDHAVLHDVNLKIARGQIVSLVGPSGCGKSTLLRAILGTHPPDSGEVLMNGKPITGPGRDRGIVYQRYGLYPFLTARQNVAFGPMLDETNLAYRFFQFPNWLKLRKQHLAGADDMLTRVQMGKALHRYPEELSGGMCQRVAIAQALMMKPEILLLDEPFGALDEATREEMQEMLLKLYAENLAAKAAGKKPPYTILIITHELNEAIYVADRVLGLSQHWRWEDTGGPSHPGATIIYDAVSPVFSKDVEAEAAAFVRQREEMRRVIFEPSERFGRESHTRFWQQCAAGAGVGMMAPIP; from the coding sequence ATGCACGACATCGTCCTCGAATGCCGCGGCGTCAGTAAGCGATTTGGCGATCATGCCGTGTTGCATGACGTGAATTTGAAGATCGCGCGGGGGCAGATTGTGTCGCTCGTCGGGCCTAGCGGTTGCGGGAAGTCAACGCTCCTCCGCGCGATCCTCGGCACGCATCCGCCCGACTCAGGTGAAGTGCTGATGAACGGCAAGCCGATCACTGGGCCGGGACGCGATCGCGGTATCGTCTATCAACGCTACGGGCTCTATCCATTTCTCACCGCACGGCAGAACGTGGCCTTCGGCCCGATGCTAGACGAGACGAACCTGGCCTACCGGTTTTTCCAGTTTCCGAACTGGCTCAAATTGCGAAAGCAGCACTTGGCCGGCGCGGATGATATGCTGACGCGCGTACAGATGGGCAAGGCGTTGCATCGCTATCCGGAGGAGCTCTCCGGCGGGATGTGCCAGCGCGTGGCGATTGCCCAGGCATTGATGATGAAGCCGGAGATTCTGCTGCTGGATGAGCCGTTCGGCGCGCTCGACGAAGCGACGCGCGAAGAAATGCAGGAAATGCTGCTCAAGCTCTACGCGGAAAATCTCGCCGCGAAGGCGGCCGGCAAGAAGCCGCCTTACACGATTCTGATTATCACGCACGAGTTGAACGAAGCGATTTACGTCGCCGATCGCGTGCTGGGCTTATCCCAACATTGGCGCTGGGAAGACACTGGTGGCCCGTCGCATCCGGGCGCGACGATCATCTACGACGCCGTGTCGCCGGTGTTCAGCAAGGACGTCGAAGCCGAAGCCGCGGCGTTCGTGCGGCAACGCGAAGAAATGCGGCGCGTAATTTTCGAACCATCGGAACGCTTCGGTCGCGAGAGCCACACGCGCTTCTGGCAACAATGCGCCGCCGGAGCAGGCGTCGGCATGATGGCGCCGATTCCGTAG
- a CDS encoding ABC transporter permease subunit produces the protein MIRQPISFRAHIALGVVSVVVLLTGYTALSYRQHQRNPSDKTIPNWSQLADGVTRVLKPQDRYDGASWLWTDAKATFTRHFSGLAIGVLVAVVLGLGMGCFTPIEALLLPPLSCLAKIPPTAMLAVFFVLVGTGMELYIAMIAFGVIPTLAQSIYQSARTDVPEELIYKAYTLGASHPELIWNVTFKQILPRIIEAVRLQVGPAMVYLIAAEYAIGDIGFGFRLRMQQRLSDMSTVYIYLAVLAAVGFLMDYSLTWLRRLLCPWFGK, from the coding sequence CATTGCCCTGGGCGTGGTTTCGGTCGTGGTGTTGCTGACCGGATATACGGCGCTGTCGTATCGCCAGCATCAGCGGAATCCCAGCGACAAGACAATCCCGAATTGGTCGCAACTCGCCGACGGCGTCACGCGGGTATTGAAACCGCAAGATCGCTATGACGGCGCGTCGTGGCTGTGGACCGACGCCAAGGCGACGTTCACGCGTCATTTCTCCGGCCTGGCGATCGGCGTGCTGGTCGCCGTGGTGCTGGGGCTGGGGATGGGCTGTTTCACGCCGATCGAGGCGCTGTTGCTGCCGCCGCTTTCTTGTTTGGCGAAGATTCCGCCGACGGCGATGCTGGCCGTGTTCTTCGTGCTTGTCGGCACCGGCATGGAGTTGTACATCGCGATGATCGCCTTCGGCGTGATTCCCACGCTGGCCCAGTCGATCTATCAATCCGCCCGCACCGACGTGCCGGAGGAATTGATCTACAAGGCCTACACGCTCGGGGCGAGTCATCCGGAATTGATCTGGAACGTCACGTTCAAACAGATTCTGCCGCGGATCATCGAGGCCGTGAGGCTGCAAGTCGGCCCGGCGATGGTGTATCTGATCGCGGCGGAATACGCGATTGGCGACATCGGCTTCGGTTTCCGACTGCGCATGCAACAACGCTTGAGCGACATGAGCACCGTCTACATCTACCTAGCCGTGTTGGCGGCCGTTGGTTTTCTGATGGACTACTCGCTGACCTGGCTGCGAAGGCTGCTGTGCCCCTGGTTCGGGAAGTAA